TTCTGGTGGACCAATCAGGCGGATGGTTATCCGCTTTATACCCATCTGCACAGCGGCAACTTTACCGGCCAGCTCTTTTCGCTGCTGTTTGATCCGGCAGGCGGCGCGCGGCCGGGACGACACGGGCTTTACCCGCCCATGTTTGACTGATTTTTTCGATTTCGAGGATGACGATGAATATCGATGCGCTACTGGCCCCGGTAAGCAGTGAACAGCCGTGCGGGGAAAACCTGGAGTATGACGCCGATTACATGGCGATGACGCAGGCGTGCGAAGGCAAACCCGAGCAGCAGTTCGGCGACACCATTATTCCCGCCGAACCCGCCGACTGGAACAAGGTTGAAAAGCTGGCGACCCGTTTGCTGGCCCGCACCAAAGATCTGCGAGTAATGTTAGCACTTACTCACGCGTGGACGCAGATGAAAGGGCTGCCGGGTTACGCCAGCGGTCTGAAGCTGATTGAACAGGCGCTGCTGCTTTACTGGGAACCGCTCTGGCCGCTACTGGAAGAGTATGGCGAGCGCGATCCCTTCTACCGTATCAACGCGCTGGCAGCGCTGGGCGATAAATCATCGCTCACGGCGGCGCTGCGTCAGGCGCCGTTGCTGCGCAGCGCCGCCGATCACATCTCCCTGCGCGATGCCTGCGCGCTGCTGGATGGCAGCAAAACCGAAGTGGCGGACTATCCCGGTGGACGGCCGCGTCTGAGCGACGAGCTGGCGCGCGGCGATCAGCCCGGCATTGACGCTATTCTGCAGGTAAGTGAGCGGTTACAAACAATCCGCGAAACGCTGGTAGAGCATCTTGGCGAAAGCGGCGCGCCGGAAATGGAACAGCTGCAAAAGATGGTGAGCCTGGTGGCGCAGGCGTGTCAGGCCACCGATCTGGCAACGTTAATACCCGCCGCCGCGCAGGCAGAGCCGGAAATCGGCGAGAGCCGCCCGGCCGCTGCCGCGCCACGCGCGCAGGCGGACTGGCGCAGCAGCGATATCACCTCGCGCGCCGA
This DNA window, taken from Mixta gaviniae, encodes the following:
- the tssA gene encoding type VI secretion system protein TssA, with amino-acid sequence MNIDALLAPVSSEQPCGENLEYDADYMAMTQACEGKPEQQFGDTIIPAEPADWNKVEKLATRLLARTKDLRVMLALTHAWTQMKGLPGYASGLKLIEQALLLYWEPLWPLLEEYGERDPFYRINALAALGDKSSLTAALRQAPLLRSAADHISLRDACALLDGSKTEVADYPGGRPRLSDELARGDQPGIDAILQVSERLQTIRETLVEHLGESGAPEMEQLQKMVSLVAQACQATDLATLIPAAAQAEPEIGESRPAAAAPRAQADWRSSDITSRAEAQLMLEKVKQYFARYEPSHPAPLMIDRVQKVIELDFMDIIRDLAPDGVHQLENIFGRRD